Proteins from a genomic interval of Lolium perenne isolate Kyuss_39 chromosome 1, Kyuss_2.0, whole genome shotgun sequence:
- the LOC127327854 gene encoding AAA-ATPase At3g50940, which produces MASYDKTIATAASLAASLMLVRSLASELLPSEAREALSAALNSLRSRLTWQHTIVVEEVEGWSYNHVYPAVKAYLATRVIDAGANIDMQCLRVSSANSGPEKLVVSMATGEEMADVYEGTEFRWCLVTREVKADPNGGGGAREVRSYRVSFHKKHKEKALKEYLPFIVATAKAIKQGERSLNIYMNEDTDDWAPMDLQHPSTFSTLAMDQKQKQSIIDDLDRFIKRKDYYRRIGKAWKRGYLLYGPPGTGKSSLIAAIANHLRFDIYDLELTGVESNSDLRRLLVGMTNRSILVVEDIDCTIELMQREEQEEDKEKSKSKSNSKEKKKTEDKVTLSGLLNFVDGLWSTSGEERIVVFTTNYKERLDPALLRPGRMDMHIHMGYCTPEAFRILVNNYHAIEYHAKYPEIEELIKEVTVTPAEVAEVLMRNDDTDVALDDLVELLNTKKKDANEIKIENKQVDEKKDASEIKTESMQVDEKKDCDGTKTESVQAEEKNDDKEVVLKMIHSQKTEAVRIAEANSDQSVCTI; this is translated from the exons ATGGCGTCCTACGACAAGACCATCGCCACGGCGGCCTCGCTCGCGGCGTCGCTGATGCTGGTGCGGAGCCTCGCGAGCGAGCTGCTGCCATCCGAGGCGCGCGAGGCCCTCTCTGCAGCCCTCAACAGCCTTCGCTCCCGCCTGACGTGGCAGCACACCATCGTCGTCGAGGAGGTCGAGGGGTGGTCATACAACCACGTCTACCCTGCCGTCAAGGCCTACCTCGCTACGCGCGTCATCGACGCCGGTGCCAACATCGACATGCAGTGCCTGCGTGTCAGCAGCGCCAACAGCGGGCCTGAGAAGTTGGTCGTCAGCATGGCGACAGGGGAGGAGATGGCCGACGTGTACGAAGGGACGGAGTTCAGGTGGTGCCTCGTCACCCGTGAGGTCAAGGCCGACCCGAACGGCGGGGGCGGGGCCCGGGAGGTCAGGTCCTACAGGGTGAGCTTCCACAAGAAGCACAAGGAGAAGGCACTCAAAGAGTACCTCCCGTTCATCGTCGCCACGGCCAAGGCCatcaagcaaggggagaggaGCCTCAACATATACATGAACGAGGATACGGACGACTGGGCCCCCATGGACCTCCAGCACCCCTCCACGTTCAGCACGCTCGCCATGGaccagaagcagaagcagtccatcATTGATGACCTTGACAGGTTCATAAAGAGGAAGGACTACTACAGGAGGATCGGTAAGGCGTGGAAGCGAGGGTACCTGTTGTACGGTCCACCGGGTACCGGCAAGTCCAGCCTCATCGCTGCCATAGCCAACCACCTCAGGTTCGACATATATGACCTTGAGCTGACTGGGGTTGAGTCCAACTCGGACCTTAGGAGGCTTCTTGTTGGGATGACCAACCGATCCATCCTCGTGGTTGAAGACATCGACTGTACCATCGAACTGATGCaacgggaggagcaggaggaggacaaGGAAaaatccaagtccaagtccaattcCAAAGAGAAAAAGAAGACAGAAGACAAG GTAACATTATCCGGGCTGCTCAATTTTGTTGATGGCTTGTGGTCGACAAGTGGAGAGGAAAGGATCGTCGTCTTCACGACCAATTACAAGGAGCGTCTTGATCCAGCACTTTTGCGGCCTGGCAGGATGGACATGCACATCCACATGGGGTACTGCACCCCAGAGGCTTTCCGGATCCTCGTCAATAATTACCACGCCATCGAATACCATGCCAAGTATCCAGAGATCGAGGAGCTTATCAAGGAGGTGACTGTGACACCTGCAGAGGTCGCCGAGGTTCTGATGAGGAACGATGACACTGATGTTGCGCTCGATGATCTTGTCGAGCTCCTAAACACAAAGAAGAAAGATGCCAATGAGATCAAGATTGAAAACAAGCAGGTGGACGAGAAGAAAGATGCCAGTGAGATCAAGACTGAAAGCATGCAGGTGGACGAAAAGAAAGATTGTGATGGGACCAAGACTGAAAGTGTGCAGGCAGAGGAGAAAAATGATGACAAAGAGGTTGTGTTGAAAATGATTCATTCACAGAAGACGGAAGCAGTTAGGATTGCG GAAGCTAACAGTGACCAGAGTGTGTGTACTATATAG
- the LOC127327856 gene encoding uncharacterized protein isoform X1, translated as MVPVLPKHLADRACKLSLLGTVFSLGFSLYRVLWDKYLPTLTLSGSSLFSCVSCPDEHVDLILRFICMKKPNALNMPAICLLQSILGAKDFFRLMFSVLLLTSQMHLKIAALPVFCWAVDHVARLPRRNFAHSSFYRWQHNIVQTLIYWNLKTILCSCNIKLSPEQIVNP; from the exons ATGGttcctgttttgccaaagcatcttgcAGACAGAGCATGCAAGCTTTCGTTGCTGGGAACAGTCTTCTCCTTGGGATTTTCTTTGTATAGAGTCCTATGGGATAAATACCTGCCAACCTTAACCTTGAGTGGTTCTTCTTTGTTTAGCTGTGTTTCTTGCCCTGATGAACATGTTGATCTAATTCTCCGTTTTATCTGCATGAAGAAACCAAATGCGTTGAACATGCCTGCAATCTGTTTGTTGCAGTCTATACTTGGAGCCAAGGACTTTTTCCGTTTGATGTTCTCTGTGTTGCTTCTCACATCTCAGATGCATTTAAAGA TTGCCGCACTACCTGTGTTCTGTTGGGCAGTTGATCATGTTGCCAGATTACCAAGGCGTAATTTTGCCCACTCATCTTTCTATAG GTGGCAACACAACATAGTTCAGACATTGATCTACTGGAAT TTGAAGACGATACTGTGCTCCTGTAACATCAAGCTATCACCAGAGCAGATCGTCAACCCTTAA
- the LOC127327856 gene encoding uncharacterized protein isoform X2 — MPRQHQVRPRRLSAPVDRHRPPATMRGMGGVVSGKFPGSSLVFLKSGEGFLPGGLLVRLLLPLVLRYCSRFVKRPRGESGADSASLASKFAWNRSTFFLLTSTQTNSAVYTWSQGLFPFDVLCVASHISDAFKEWQHNIVQTLIYWNLKTILCSCNIKLSPEQIVNP, encoded by the exons ATGCCGCGGCAGCATCAGGTTCGTCCACGACGACTGTCGGCTCCAGTGGATCGTCACCGGCCACCAGCAACGATGCGAG GCATGGGAGGAGTAGTGAGCGGCAAGTTTCCTGGAAGCTCATTAGTTTTCTTGAAAAGTGGAGAAGGTTTCCTTCCTGGTGGCCTACTGGTTCGTCTTCTGCTTCCACTTGTGCTCAG ATATTGCTCCAGATTCGTAAAGCGGCCTCGGGGGGAAAGCGGTGCAGACTCTGCTTCCTTGGCATCCAAGTTTGCCTGGAATCGTTCCACTTTTTTCCTGCTGACTTCCACACAAACTAATTCAGCAG TCTATACTTGGAGCCAAGGACTTTTTCCGTTTGATGTTCTCTGTGTTGCTTCTCACATCTCAGATGCATTTAAAGA GTGGCAACACAACATAGTTCAGACATTGATCTACTGGAAT TTGAAGACGATACTGTGCTCCTGTAACATCAAGCTATCACCAGAGCAGATCGTCAACCCTTAA
- the LOC127327858 gene encoding AAA-ATPase At3g50940, giving the protein MASYDKTMATAASLAASLMLVRGLANELLPSEVREALSAALNSLRSRLTWQHTIVVEEKEGWSYNNVYSAVKAYLATRVGAGANIGMQRLRVSSTDSEAEKMVVSMEAGEEMPDVYGGAEFRWCLVTREVKGDPESGTGAHEVRSYEVSFHKRHKEKALKEYLPFIVATAKAIWDGERSLSIYMNQYSDDWAPMDLQHPSTFSTLAMDRKQKQSIIDDLDRFTKRKDYYRRIGKAWKRGYLLYGPPGTGKSSLIAAIANHLRFDIYDLDLTGVESNSDLRKLLIGMNNRSILVVEDVDCTIELKEREEHDEDEEHAKSSSTGKKSEEKVTLSGLLNFVDGLWSTSGEEKIIIFTTNYKERLDPALLRPGRMDMHIHMGYCTLEAFRILANNYHAIDSHATYPEIEELIKEVNVTPAEVAEVLMRNDDTDVALHDLVELLNSKKKDAVEIKTENKHADEKKDANAIKTESMQVDETKDGDEIKTESLR; this is encoded by the exons ATGGCGTCCTATGACAAGACCATGGCGACAGCGGCCTCCCTCGCCGCATCCCTGATGCTGGTGCGGGGCCTCGCGAACGAGCTGCTGCCGTCCGAGGTGCGGGAGGCGCTCTCCGCGGCCCTCAACAGCCTGCGGTCGCGCCTGACGTGGCAGCACACCATCGTGGTCGAGGAGAAAGAGGGGTGGTCCTACAACAACGTCTACAGCGCTGTCAAGGCCTACCTCGCCACGCGCGTCGGAGCCGGCGCCAACATCGGCATGCAGCGCCTGCGGGTCAGCAGCACCGATAGTGAGGCTGAGAAGATGGTCGTCAGCATGGAGGCGGGGGAGGAGATGCCCGACGTGTACGGAGGGGCGGAGTTCAGGTGGTGTCTAGTGACTCGTGAGGTTAAGGGCGACCCGGAGAGTGGCACCGGGGCGCATGAGGTCAGATCATACGAGGTGAGTTTCCACAAGAGGCACAAGGAGAAGGCGCTCAAGGAGTACCTCCCGTTCATCGTCGCCACGGCCAAGGCCATATGGGACGGGGAGAGGAGCTTGAGTATTTACATGAACCAGTACTCGGACGACTGGGCCCCCATGGACCTCCAGCACCCCTCCACATTCAGCACACTCGCCATGGAccggaagcagaagcagtccatcATCGATGACCTTGACAGGTTCACAAAGAGGAAAGACTACTACAGGAGGATCGGTAAGGCGTGGAAGCGAGGGTACCTGCTGTACGGTCCGCCGGGTACCGGCAAGTCCAGCCTCATCGCCGCAATAGCCAACCACCTCAGGTTCGACATATATGACCTTGACTTGACTGGGGTCGAATCCAACTCGGACCTCCGGAAGCTTCTTATCGGCATGAACAACCGATCCATTCTCGTGGTTGAAGATGTCGATTGTACCATTGAGCTGAAGGAGCGGGAGGaacatgatgaagatgaggaACATGCAAAGTCCAGTTCGACAGGAAAGAAGTCAGAAGAAAAG GTGACGTTATCCGGGCTGCTAAATTTTGTTGATGGCTTGTGGTCGACAAGTGGGGAGGAAAAGATCATCATCTTCACGACCAATTACAAGGAGCGTCTTGATCCGGCACTCTTGCGGCCCGGCAGGATGGACATGCACATCCACATGGGGTACTGCACCCTGGAGGCTTTCCGGATCCTTGCCAACAACTACCATGCCATCGACTCCCATGCCACATATCCAGAGATCGAGGAGCTGATCAAGGAGGTGAATGTGACGCCTGCAGAGGTTGCCGAGGTTCTAATGAGGAATGACGACACTGATGTTGCGCTCCATGATCTAGTTGAGCTCCTAAACTCTAAAAAGAAAGATGCCGTTGAGATCAAGACTGAAAACAAACACGCTGATGAGAAGAAAGATGCCAATGCGATCAAGACTGAAAGTATGCAGGTGGACGAAACGAAAGATGGCGATGAGATCAAGACTGAAAGTTTGAGGTAG
- the LOC127327859 gene encoding RNA polymerase sigma factor sigC — protein sequence MGLRMVRGPCCCSPSPSSSSSSVWPWMLQAQLPRHPHPPLSGRPACSESLRVLALHLLLNRHANLNRRPGDTVRTAASSSGLLQITENKTSSLPKMKVDAERTALDDALDRNTQFGRIYEDMSSWMDVAYTSSNSLEYNLLMQNIHVLESSLAGQDLVTLERDILVHMEQLGALKWFNATRSRATVTQTSYEPDFALAWNVTESGPVTSPLEEQSDDQLVIRSGKSQERKLKRIRASEKGSGVCVRALPRKSKKSRKSSSSQFIAEWKNYPGRRRSIVREQSELLVTIKECANLEKIRENMLKEGQVVTYDRWAKAAGVDEAVLKSRLQAGYCCRERLLVTTEWLVKYIARSYTGIGTAFEDLLQAGKMGVLDGAERFDSQKGCKFSTYVKYWIRKAMLALLAENSGVIQLPARMESIIRKVKEAKRAIRSSTGRNPIDDEIATFVGVSLANVRLAKKYSRRVVSLYTEVGTGQNAKFWEVTPDTSLEDPEEVIFRRQLRERLLLVLGTLPVREGHVLKLRHGLEDGRCMSLEQIGGIYHVSKEWIRKIEKSAMSKLRNEDVHHELKDFCGF from the exons ATGGGTCTGCGCATGGTGCGCGGGCCTTGCTGCTGCTCGCCgtccccgtcctcctcctcctcctccgtctggCCATGGATGCTGCAGGCCCAGCTCCCCAGGCACCCCCATCCCCCAT TGAGTGGAAGGCCAGCTTGCTCTGAATCCCTGAGAGTTCTGGCCTTGCATCTGTTGCTCAATCGGCATGCGAATCTTAACCGGCGCCCGGGTGACACCGTCAGAACTGCTGCGTCTTCATCTGGTTTGCTTCAGATAACAGAGAACAAGACAAGCAGCTTGCCAAAAATGAAG GTGGATGCAGAAAGAACAGCCCTTGATGATGCTCTTGACCGAAACACGCAGTTTGGCAGGATTTATGAGGACATGTCTTCCTGGATGGATGTGGCTTACACAAGCAGCAACAGTTTGGAGTACAACCTGTTGATGCAAAACATCCATGTCTTGGAGAGTAGTTTGGCTGGCCAAGATTTGGTAACTCTGGAAAGAGACATCCTTGTACATATGGAACAACTTGGAGCTCTGAAATGGTTCAACGCGACCAGGTCCAGGGCTACTGTTACACAAACCTCATATGAACCAGATTTTGCACTTGCTTGGAATGTTACCGAATCCGGTCCCGTGACTAGTCCTCTCGAGGAGCAAAGCGATGATCAGCTGGTCATTCGGAGCGGGAAAAGCCAGGAGAGGAAATTGAAGAGAATTAGAGCGTCTGAGAAAGGTTCCGGGGTTTGTGTAAGGGCGTTGCCACGAAAATCCAAAAAATCACGCAAGTCCAGTAGTAGTCAATTTATAGCTGAGTGGAAAAACTATCCGGGCCGACGAAGGAGCATCGTCCGAGAACAATCGGAGTTGCTGGTGACCATCAAG GAATGTGCAAACCTTGAGAAGATCAGAGAAAACATGCTGAAGGAAGGACAAGTGGTCACCTACGATAGGTGGGCTAAGGCAGCTGGAGTTGATGAAGCAGTTCTGAAGAGTAGACTGCAAGCAGGTTACTGCTGCAGAGAGAGGCTATTGGTAACCACCGAGTGGCTTGTCAAGTACATTGCAAGATCATACACCGGAATTGGAACAGCTTTTGAAGATCTTCTCCAG GCTGGGAAAATGGGTGTGCTTGATGGCGCCGAGAGGTTTGACAGCCAGAAAGGGTGCAAGTTCTCAACTTATGTGAAGTACTGGATAAGGAAAGCGATGCTAGCGCTCCTTGCTGAAAATTCTGGAGTAATCCAGCTGCCT GCAAGGATGGAGAGTATCATCCGAAAAGTGAAGGAAGCTAAGCGGGCAATACGGTCCAGCACAGGGAGGAACCCAATCGACGACGAGATTGCAACCTTTGTTGGCGTGTCACTTGCCAATGTTAGATTGGCAAAGAAGTACTCTCGTCGTGTTGTTTCACTCTACACGGAGGTCGGAACCGGACAGAATGCCAAGTTTTGG GAGGTGACTCCAGACACATCATTGGAAGATCCAGAAGAAGTCATCTTCCGGAGGCAGCTGCGGGAGAGGCTGCTTCTTGTTCTGGGCACGCTCCCAGTGAGAGAGGGGCACGTGCTGAAGCTGCGACATGGCCTCGAGGATGGCAGGTGCATGTCTCTAGAGCAGATCGGAGGCATCTACCATGTGTCTAAGGAGTGGATCAGGAAAATCGAGAAGTCTGCCATGTCCAAGCTCAGGAACGAGGATGTGCATCATGAGCTCAAGGACTTCTGTGGATTCTAG
- the LOC127327862 gene encoding RGG repeats nuclear RNA binding protein A: MTSNKFDLLDDVDSDDHSQLIAAAEKKAAAKPAPAAPAAPKPAAAKLPTKPPPPGQAVEDGRSFRDGAGRGRGGRGGRSAGPRRDYGDADANGFQGGYGGVVRGGDDGEGRARGPRQPYRGGGGGGRRGGYGEGDESGRPHRPYERRSGTGREYGMKRDGAGRGNWGTATDEGLPQENVEAVNTEEAPAVTEDEKKPEDAPPTEVDEKVKEGAEKEEEEKEAEEDKEMTLEEYEKVLEEKRKALLALKAEERKVEVDKELQSMQQLSVKKDADEVFIKLGSDKDSKKKENSEREERAKKSVSINEFLKPAEGERYNSPGGRGRGRGLRGRGEPRGGYNGGGVRRQVPAPAIEDQAQFPTLGGK; the protein is encoded by the exons atGACGTCCAACAAGTTCGATCTCCTCgacgacgtcgacagcgacgaccaCTCGCAGCTCATCGCCGCCGCCGAGAAGAAGGCGGCCGCCAAGCCCGCGCCGGCCGCCCCGGCCGCCCCCAAGCCGGCCGCCGCCAAGCTGCCCACCAAGCCCCCGCCGCCAGGGCAAGCCG TGGAGGACGGGAGGAGCTTCCGTGACGGGGCCGGGCGCGGGCGAGGCGGGCGCGGGGGCAGGAGCGCCGGCCCGAGGCGGGACTACGGCGACGCCGACGCCAACGGCTTCCAGGGCGGGTACGGCGGAGTGGTCCGTGGCGGTGATGACGGCGAGGGGAGGGCCCGGGGCCCGCGCCAGCCGTACCGCGGAGGAGGGGGAGGCGGCCGCCGCGGCGGGTACGGCGAGGGGGACGAGTCCGGGCGCCCGCACCGGCCCTACGAGCGCCGCAGCGGCACTGGCCGGGAGTACGGGATGAAGCGCGACGGGGCTGGCCGCGGCAACTGGGGAACCGCCACCGATGAAGGCCTTCCGCA GGAGAATGTGGAGGCGGTTAACACTGAAGAGGCCCCTGCCGTGACTGAGGATGAGAAGAAGCCTGAGGATGCGCCACCGACTGAGGTTGATGAGAAGGTCAAGGAGGGCGctgagaaggaagaggaagaaaaggAGGCTGAGGAGGATAAG GAGATGACTTTGGAGGAATATGAGAAAGTACTGGAGGAGAAGCGGAAAGCTTTGCTCGCACTAAAGGCTGAGGAGAGGAAAGTTGAGGTTGACAAGGAGCTGCAGTCCATGCAACAACTTTCAGTTAAGAAGGATGCTGATGAAGTCTTTATCAAGCTG GGATCTGACAAGGACTCGAAGAAGAAAGAAAATTCAGAAAGAGAGGAGCGTGCCAAGAAG TCTGTCAGCATCAATGAATTCCTGAAGCCGGCTGAAGGCGAGAGGTACAACAGCCCTGGTGGCCGGGGGCGAGGCCGTGGCCTCAGGGGACGTGGTGAGCCACGCGGCGGGTACAATGGCGGCGGTGTCCGGCGACAAGTCCCTGCTCCAGCGATCGAAGACCAGGCCCAGTTTCCAACTCTAGGTGGGAAGTGA
- the LOC127327860 gene encoding uncharacterized protein, with protein sequence MAAPGRGAGEPPRPRPQPQSRGATVVVAARAAPREIPRAAAAWALAHVARHGDTVLLLVLMPPPPPAVSGKRPWGFPFFAGGCATGHGAAPVQRSDVSELCTQMTLRLRDLYDPTKVDVKVRIVHTSPSGGVVATESKQAQASWVVLDRDLKLEERHCMQDLQCNIVVMRRSRPKVVRLNLAEKQPEEPAPPPPQPEPSGSDGGEVAGVVEEEETVSIRGPEVTPSCSTESETPCDSTDAGVSSVSSSDPGASPLCGSETDASLKKELTEDMGAASISSSDHGACPFSASEATSSVKKEATEDVRTCSAVSSDPGTSPFCDSEADVSLKKEAAEDTGTCSVTSSDHVTSTFCNSETGISLKKEGTDDTGTSSVPSSDPASSPFCDSETNTSLTNEVTDNTGTSSVASSRPVTSPLCVSETDSSLKKEAGNDNIQHLHVNRSDSETDTSTPQAAASLLQPWMADILQRPVSSKVLTPNRPRARRTPTADALLEKISKLDLLTEISAVRSRSDLNFRGNVRDVVSLSRSAPPGPPPLCSVCQHKTPVFGKPPRWFSYGELEYATGGFSRANFLAEGGFGSVHRGVLPDGQAIAVKQYKLASSQGDVEFCSEVEVLSCAQHRNVVMLIGFCVEDKRRLLVYEYICNRSLDTHLYGRNRETLGWAARQKIAVGAARGLRYLHEECRVGCIIHRDMRPNNILVTHDFEPLVGDFGLARWQPDGDMGVETRVIGTFGYLAPEYAQSGQITEKADVYSFGVVLVELVTGRKAVDINRPKGQQFLTEWARPLLEDHALDDLIDPRLEDRFCENEVYCMLHAANLCIRRDPHSRPRMSHVLRILEGDMVESGCISAPSSVAGSMSRRMMSDRQHYQEQSSPVQPKDVSEVNRSYETLRSAWDSDRQELSDRFWYPSAADCSRPR encoded by the exons ATGGCGGCGCCGGGAAGAGGCGCCGGCGAGCCGCCCCGGCCGCGGCCGCAGCCGCAGAGCCGGGGagcgacggtggtggtggcggcgcgggccgCGCCCAGGGAGATCCCCAGGGCGGCCGCCGCGTGGGCGCTGGCGCACGTCGCGCGGCACGGCGAcaccgtcctcctcctcgtcctcatgccgccgccgccgcccgccgtctCCG GCAAAAGGCCCTGGGGCTTCCCGTTCTTCGCGGGGGGCTGCGCGACCGGCCACGGGGCGGCGCCCGTGCAGAGGTCGGACGTCTCCGAGCTGTGCACGCAGATGACGCTGAGGCTGCGCGACCTCTACGACCCGACCAAG GTAGACGTGAAGGTCAGGATCGTCCACACCTCGCCCTCCGGCGGCGTGGTGGCCACCGAGTCGAAGCAAGCACAGGCAAGCTGGGTCGTGCTGGACAG GGACCTGAAGCTTGAGGAGAGACACTGCATGCAGGACCTGCAATGCAACATCGTCGTCATGAGGCGCTCCCGGCCCAAAGTTGTCCGGCTCAACCTGGCGGAGAAACAGCCGGAGGAACCAGCTCCGCCGCCTCCGCAGCCCGAGCCGAGCGGTTCGgatggtggtgaagttgcaggcgTTGTAGAAGAGGAGGAGACGGTCTCAATCCGAGGCCCCGAGGTGACGCCGAGCTGCAGCACAGAGTCGGAAACGCCGTGTGATAGTACCGATGCTGGGGTGTCGTCTGTGTCAAGCTCGGACCCTGGTGCTTCTCCATTGTGTGGTTCTGAAACAGATGCCTCTCTGAAGAAAGAATTGACCGAAGATATGGGAGCTGCCTCTATCTCAAGCTCAGACCATGGCGCTTGTCCATTTTCTGCTTCAGAAGCAACTAGCTCTGTTAAGAAAGAAGCAACCGAGGATGTCAGAACATGCTCTGCCGTAAGCTCAGACCCTGGCACTTCTCCATTTTGTGATTCAGAAGCAGATGTTTCTCTGAAGAAAGAAGCAGCCGAAGATACCGGAACATGCTCTGTTACAAGCTCGGACCATGTTACCTCTACATTTTGTAATTCAGAAACAGGCATTTCTCTGAAGAAAGAAGGAACCGATGATACCGGAACATCCTCTGTCCCGAGCTCAGACCCTGCCAGTTCTCCATTTTGTGATTCAGAAACAAATACCTCTCTGACGAACGAAGTGACCGACAATACCGGAACATCCTCTGTTGCTAGCTCGCGCCCTGTCACTTCTCCACTTTGTGTTTCGGAAACAGATAGCTCTCTGAAGAAAGAAGCAGGCAATGATAATATACAGCATTTGCATGTCAACAGATCTGATTCCGAGACTGATACTTCAACCCCTCAGGCAGCAGCCTCATTGCTTCAACCATGGATGGCTGACATTTTGCAGAGACCTGTATCCTCTAAAGTACTAACACCAAACCGTCCTAGAGCTAGAAGAACTCCCACGGCGGACGCCTTGCTCGAGAAGATCTCCAAGCTAGACCTACTGACTGAGATCAGCGCTGTCAGGAGCAGGTCTGACTTGAACTTCAGAGGAAACGTGAGAGACGTCGTGTCCTTGTCGAGGAGTGCGCCGCCCGGGCCACCGCCTTTGTGCTCCGTATGTCAGCACAAGACACCTGTGTTCGGGAAACCACCACGGTGGTTCAGCTATGGGGAGCTAGAGTATGCAACTGGTGGCTTCTCCAGAGCAAACTTCTTGGCTGAGGGTGGGTTTGGGTCCGTCCACAGAGGGGTGCTTCCTGATGGCCAAGCGATTGCTGTTAAGCAGTACAAACTTGCTAGCTCCCAAGGTGATGTCGAGTTCTGCTCGGAGGTGGAGGTTCTGAGCTGTGCACAGCACCGGAATGTTGTGATGCTCATTGGGTTTTGTGTCGAAGACAAGAGGCGGCTGCTGGTTTACGAGTACATTTGCAACAGATCATTGGATACACATCTTTATG GTCGTAACAGAGAGACATTGGGGTGGGCTGCCAGACAAAAGATTGCAGTTGGAGCAGCCAGAGGGCTGCGGTACCTCCATGAAGAATGCAGGGTTGGTTGCATAATTCATCGTGATATGAGACCAAACAACATCCTTGTCACACATGATTTTGAGCCACTG GTCGGCGATTTTGGCTTGGCTAGATGGCAACCTGATGGAGACATGGGTGTCGAAACAAGAGTCATCGGCACATTCGG TTATCTGGCACCTGAATATGCCCAGAGCGGGCAAATAACTGAGAAGGCCGATGTCTACTCATTTGGGGTTGTTCTAGTGGAACTTGTCACTGGGCGCAAGGCTGTCGATATTAACAGACCGAAGGGCCAGCAGTTCCTAACTGAATGG GCCCGGCCTCTACTGGAAGACCACGCGCTCGACGACCTCATCGACCCGCGCCTCGAGGACCGCTTCTGCGAAAACGAGGTCTACTGCATGCTGCACGCGGCGAACCTGTGCATAAGGCGCGACCCTCACTCGAGGCCGCGCATGTCCCAT GTCCTCCGCATACTGGAGGGCGACATGGTGGAGTCCGGCTGCATCTCCGCCCCGAGCAGCGTCGCCGGGAGCATGAGCCGGCGGATGATGAGTGACCGGCAGCACTATCAGGAGCAGAGCAGCCCGGTTCAGCCGAAGGATGTCAGCGAGGTGAACCGCTCTTATGAGACCCTGAGGAGTGCCTGGGATTCAGACAGGCAGGAGCTGTCTGACAGGTTCTGGTATCCTTCAGCTGCAGATTGCAGCCGGCCAAGATGA